The following are encoded in a window of Armatimonas rosea genomic DNA:
- a CDS encoding alpha/beta hydrolase: MQPVRRTRDLIYAKHDGVALTLDVFQPARPNGAGIIKLVSGGWKSSHEQITDGGWPEFGYTTFTVVHGSQPHFRVEQIVLDIDRAVRFVRANARRFGVNPNTLGITGSSAGGHLSLMQATHGEPGDPRATDPVERESSAVQAAACLYPPTDYLNWFADGDNAVGVGRLADYAAAFGPKSATPEGREALGRLLSPIYAVHKTQPPVFIVHGDSDTQVSVTQARRFWQRCQEVGAVCEVRIREGAGHGGWKELPDDTKRMAEWFDLHLLGKKPQVPFTFGIVSLPRGAGRS; the protein is encoded by the coding sequence CCCGAGACCTGATCTACGCCAAGCACGACGGGGTCGCGCTGACTCTGGATGTCTTTCAACCGGCGCGGCCCAATGGGGCGGGGATCATCAAGCTTGTCAGCGGTGGCTGGAAGTCGAGCCATGAGCAGATCACCGACGGCGGCTGGCCGGAGTTTGGCTACACGACCTTCACCGTGGTGCATGGCTCGCAGCCGCACTTTCGGGTGGAGCAGATCGTGCTGGATATCGACCGCGCGGTACGCTTTGTCCGCGCCAACGCCCGCCGCTTTGGCGTGAACCCCAACACGCTTGGGATCACGGGCAGTAGCGCCGGCGGGCACCTGAGCCTGATGCAGGCCACCCACGGCGAGCCCGGCGACCCGCGCGCAACCGATCCCGTGGAGCGCGAGAGCAGCGCCGTGCAGGCCGCCGCGTGCCTCTACCCCCCGACCGACTACCTCAACTGGTTCGCCGATGGTGACAATGCTGTCGGAGTGGGCAGGCTGGCGGACTACGCGGCGGCGTTTGGCCCGAAGTCGGCGACCCCCGAGGGGCGCGAGGCGCTGGGCCGCCTGCTCTCCCCGATCTACGCCGTACACAAAACCCAGCCGCCGGTCTTCATTGTCCATGGCGACTCCGACACGCAGGTCTCGGTCACCCAGGCGCGGCGGTTCTGGCAGCGCTGCCAAGAGGTCGGGGCGGTCTGTGAGGTGCGGATTCGCGAGGGCGCAGGCCACGGTGGCTGGAAGGAGCTCCCCGACGATACCAAGCGCATGGCGGAGTGGTTCGACCTGCACCTGCTGGGCAAGAAACCCCAAGTGCCCTTCACGTTTGGTATCGTATCGTTGCCCCGTGGAGCGGGGCGGAGCTAA
- a CDS encoding phytanoyl-CoA dioxygenase family protein, translated as MHPLYRFDQSAPVVADPAALTDEHIAAYHRDGFLAVEGVLTPAEVESAKAALADLLYFRVPDAERVVQPEPAIKDLWPSFSPDQKADATRKLFRFIEFEPRLKSLAVEHPAIQALLTRLLGGEAPVLIQDMALLKPPHIGTEKPWHQDMAYFTWGPPEKVIGVWIALDAATAENGCMHVLPGTHTEGARPHFHLRDCQLADAAVDVERDVLVPLAPGGALFFSSLLHHGTPPNQSPHRRWALQYHYRAASATPVTRDEHAALFFDGDLYAGCLGG; from the coding sequence ATGCACCCTCTCTACCGCTTTGACCAGAGCGCGCCCGTTGTCGCCGATCCTGCCGCGCTCACCGACGAGCACATCGCCGCTTACCACCGCGACGGCTTCCTGGCTGTTGAGGGGGTCCTGACGCCCGCGGAGGTGGAGAGCGCCAAGGCCGCGCTGGCCGACCTGCTCTACTTCCGTGTCCCCGACGCCGAGCGGGTTGTCCAGCCCGAGCCGGCTATCAAAGACCTCTGGCCGAGCTTCTCCCCCGACCAAAAAGCCGATGCGACCCGCAAGCTCTTTCGCTTTATCGAGTTTGAGCCGCGCCTGAAGTCCCTGGCAGTGGAGCACCCCGCGATCCAGGCGCTCCTCACGCGGCTCCTGGGCGGCGAGGCTCCCGTACTGATCCAGGATATGGCGCTACTCAAGCCGCCGCACATCGGCACGGAGAAGCCCTGGCACCAGGACATGGCCTACTTCACCTGGGGGCCGCCCGAGAAAGTGATCGGAGTCTGGATCGCGCTGGATGCGGCGACCGCGGAGAACGGCTGCATGCATGTCCTGCCCGGCACCCACACCGAAGGCGCGCGCCCCCACTTCCACCTGCGGGACTGCCAGCTCGCCGATGCTGCCGTCGACGTGGAGCGCGATGTGCTCGTCCCACTTGCCCCCGGCGGTGCCCTGTTTTTCTCGTCGCTGCTCCACCACGGAACCCCGCCCAATCAATCGCCCCACCGGCGCTGGGCGCTCCAGTACCACTACCGCGCCGCGTCGGCGACCCCGGTGACCCGCGACGAGCACGCGGCGCTCTTCTTCGATGGCGACCTCTACGCGGGCTGCCTGGGTGGCTAA
- a CDS encoding alpha-galactosidase — protein MITLQGNQLCAENAHFRRTWRIAAAGTLHPESFVLLESGYEWLAPHALSTDEATDAILTPCPPPSVVEAPSVCAELRVGGQVYRLQVFPEARGVRIQQKSPSSSRGTSDQGKRGQGEMVSGIEADPVATSSPQSNLNETLALAPLHLRLTQVTLVDQTDHHNELVFESEWLLHTSERAWELAGCLFYIEDVLTGNGLIVLKEAPLPTVRPVSAPWDLQVAARERHITLATDTYATTVLAYTGGKLGRIAALQSYQRCLRPSVPSRDGLLVSNTWGDRNRDGRINAAFLTQEIEAGARLGVDVIQIDDGWQVGATSNSVRAKEQGGVWEGFYAATDRFWSVSPERFPDGLEPLVAAAKEHGLRFGLWFGPDSAGDFANWQRDAATVVRLHQELGIDYIKIDGVKLRSELGETNLHAFFDQVLTETEGRVVFDLDVTAEARPGYLGMVRVGPLFVENRYTDWRRYWPHQTLRNLWKLAHHLDPVRLRLEWLNHARNQDKYENDPLAPIHYRPDSLFATVMLSSPLGWFESSQLPESYFAEAAPLIATWKAHRAALFSGTIYPIGSAPDGVAWTGFVSVGASGTYLLAFREASPEAQWSSPWPFPVPDAAGAFVRLGGDGTAHLDKGELRVNLPNTHRFFFGFKAN, from the coding sequence ATGATCACTCTCCAGGGAAATCAGCTCTGTGCGGAGAACGCTCACTTCCGCCGGACGTGGCGCATCGCCGCCGCGGGGACGCTTCACCCAGAGTCGTTCGTGTTGCTCGAAAGCGGCTATGAGTGGCTCGCCCCCCACGCGCTCTCCACGGACGAGGCAACTGACGCTATTCTCACGCCGTGTCCGCCTCCCTCCGTGGTCGAAGCCCCCTCGGTCTGCGCGGAGCTGCGGGTCGGTGGGCAAGTCTATCGCCTGCAGGTCTTCCCAGAGGCGCGTGGCGTGCGAATCCAACAAAAAAGCCCCTCTTCCTCACGAGGAACGAGTGATCAAGGGAAGAGGGGGCAGGGGGAGATGGTATCGGGTATCGAGGCCGATCCGGTTGCCACGAGCTCTCCCCAAAGCAACTTGAATGAGACACTGGCGCTGGCACCGCTGCACCTGCGGCTGACACAGGTGACCCTGGTGGACCAGACCGACCACCACAATGAGCTGGTCTTTGAGAGCGAGTGGCTGCTTCACACGTCGGAGCGGGCGTGGGAGCTGGCGGGGTGCTTGTTCTATATCGAGGACGTGCTTACCGGCAATGGGCTGATCGTCCTCAAGGAAGCGCCCCTTCCCACGGTGCGCCCCGTCTCTGCCCCGTGGGACCTCCAGGTCGCTGCCCGCGAGCGCCATATCACTCTGGCAACCGATACCTACGCCACCACGGTGCTCGCCTACACCGGCGGAAAGCTCGGGCGGATCGCCGCGCTTCAGAGCTACCAGCGCTGCCTGCGTCCCTCTGTGCCGAGCCGCGACGGGCTCCTGGTGAGCAATACCTGGGGCGATCGGAACCGCGACGGGCGCATCAACGCTGCGTTTTTGACCCAAGAGATCGAGGCGGGCGCACGGCTCGGGGTGGACGTGATCCAGATCGACGATGGCTGGCAGGTCGGAGCGACCAGCAACTCGGTGCGGGCCAAGGAGCAGGGCGGGGTCTGGGAGGGGTTCTACGCCGCGACAGACCGTTTCTGGAGTGTCAGCCCGGAGCGCTTTCCCGACGGCCTAGAGCCGCTGGTCGCTGCCGCCAAAGAGCACGGCCTGCGCTTCGGGCTCTGGTTTGGCCCCGATTCCGCCGGTGACTTTGCCAACTGGCAGCGCGATGCGGCGACAGTCGTTCGGCTTCACCAAGAGCTGGGCATCGACTACATCAAGATCGACGGTGTCAAGCTACGCTCTGAGCTTGGGGAGACGAACCTCCATGCGTTCTTCGACCAAGTCCTCACCGAGACCGAGGGCCGCGTGGTCTTCGATCTGGATGTGACGGCGGAGGCGCGGCCGGGCTACTTGGGGATGGTGCGCGTGGGGCCGCTCTTTGTGGAGAACCGCTACACCGACTGGCGGCGCTACTGGCCCCACCAGACACTGAGAAACCTCTGGAAGCTCGCGCACCACCTCGACCCCGTGCGCCTGCGGCTGGAGTGGCTCAATCACGCGCGCAACCAAGACAAGTACGAAAACGATCCGCTTGCCCCGATCCACTACCGCCCCGACTCTCTCTTTGCCACCGTGATGCTCTCCTCGCCACTGGGCTGGTTTGAGAGCTCGCAGCTTCCAGAGAGCTACTTTGCGGAGGCCGCGCCGCTGATCGCGACATGGAAGGCCCACCGCGCGGCGCTCTTCTCGGGGACGATCTATCCGATCGGAAGCGCCCCCGATGGAGTCGCCTGGACCGGCTTTGTCTCGGTCGGCGCAAGCGGCACCTACCTGCTCGCCTTCCGGGAAGCCTCCCCCGAGGCGCAGTGGAGCTCTCCCTGGCCGTTTCCTGTTCCTGACGCGGCGGGAGCGTTTGTGCGGCTCGGCGGCGACGGCACGGCGCAT